A window of the Oligoflexia bacterium genome harbors these coding sequences:
- the mfd gene encoding transcription-repair coupling factor, with amino-acid sequence MKKVFTGLLGPAYAKTFLEQIYQSGKQHVLLLPDENAVQNLLEDLKFFLKFHHNQKKLKVFAYPGKESLFKSKHFLEDQRDMQERIKVLHALVHKKADIILVPVMALSQVTIPIDVLKSNSLHLSVQQEIDREHLIERLVSIGYEQVTQVDAKGQFSVRGSIVDVFLSQARVPYRLEFFADEIESIRSFDVFNQKSLDELKQIDVVPSSEILLNKAISDLARKNIKNYVDAREIPASKRTNILLALDEQQFLPIYHDLLPVFYGQQHSILDYIKQDENAVWLSVDPLVLKRSQKKLEDKLLEKNDQQDHAEVRCFPQEHFIEAQKNFKLWDEKTHFVLQDILSHEDTAQFNHVVIEKNIQDLAKLRHALKIEHKKQEPLKPLLKLIDDQKNQQRVIFIVCEQENDAHKLKNILQHHDLSVALLAEGETKKTVQDIVLCLGSLSESFVDLDSNDVFISSKDIFGSKKKVVQQKVQEAQQFGSLQDLSKGDYIVHIDHGVGVYQGLERIKFNNLENDFLKIEYAGQDKLFLPVYRLNRIHKYVGGEGRKPSLDKLGQNSTWEKTKAKAKKAVEEMAQELIELYAKRQLASGKAYQPADEMYKAFESDFPFEETPDQLKTIDDIAQDLESSKPMDRLVCGDVGFGKTEIALRAAFRTVEEGKQTAVLVPTTILCQQHYETFKERMQGYPVKVDFLSRFQSKAAQKKIVDQLAKGELDIVVGTHRLLSKDIKFKNLGLLVLDEEHRFGVKHKETIKSYRNQVNVLTLTATPIPRTLQLSMTGIRDLSIINTPPLDRKSVKTFLCKNDDALIRDAIRKELARKGQVFFLHNRVDTMDAQWLHLKTLVPEARIEYAHGQMDEKILEQKMLGFIKKEFDVLLSTTIIESGVDVPNANTMIINRADCFGLAQLYQLRGRVGRSDKEAYTYLMIPGEDIISSDALKRLRALQRFTDLGSGLKIAMHDLEIRGAGNMLGSAQSGHAAEIGFELYASLLEREVRKLKGESQTEEEIEPEIQTTLPAYFPEEYVRDTGERLVLYKRFSAAKDEQALESLVAEVRDRFGPIPRTVENLVEVIQLKIVAKNCGVSVLRISDEGPSIEFSDKAPINMDKLLKQVKRNEKIQLHPDQRLSISIDHDMDAFKETKAFLKSVV; translated from the coding sequence ATGAAAAAAGTGTTTACAGGCTTATTGGGTCCAGCATACGCTAAGACTTTTTTAGAGCAAATCTATCAGTCAGGGAAGCAACATGTTTTATTGCTGCCTGATGAAAACGCAGTACAAAATTTACTTGAAGACTTGAAGTTTTTTTTAAAGTTCCATCATAATCAAAAAAAACTTAAAGTTTTTGCCTATCCCGGAAAAGAGAGTTTATTCAAGTCTAAACATTTTTTAGAAGATCAACGTGATATGCAAGAAAGAATAAAGGTTTTGCATGCCCTGGTGCACAAAAAAGCCGATATTATTCTTGTACCAGTGATGGCCTTATCACAAGTGACCATCCCTATAGATGTACTAAAATCCAATAGTTTACACTTATCTGTACAGCAAGAGATAGATAGAGAGCATCTGATTGAACGCCTGGTGTCAATTGGCTATGAACAAGTGACGCAAGTGGATGCTAAGGGTCAATTTTCTGTTCGGGGTTCAATTGTAGATGTTTTTTTAAGTCAGGCAAGAGTACCTTACAGATTAGAATTTTTTGCAGATGAGATTGAAAGCATCCGTAGTTTTGATGTTTTTAATCAAAAGTCATTGGATGAGCTTAAGCAAATTGATGTTGTGCCATCTTCAGAAATTTTATTGAATAAAGCAATCAGTGATCTTGCCAGAAAAAATATCAAAAATTATGTGGATGCCAGAGAAATACCAGCATCCAAAAGAACCAATATTTTGTTGGCCTTGGATGAGCAACAATTTTTACCCATTTATCATGATTTGCTGCCTGTGTTTTATGGGCAGCAGCACAGCATTCTAGATTATATAAAACAAGATGAAAACGCAGTTTGGCTTAGCGTTGATCCATTGGTTTTAAAACGCAGCCAAAAAAAACTAGAAGATAAGCTGTTAGAAAAAAATGATCAGCAGGACCATGCTGAGGTGCGTTGTTTCCCGCAAGAACATTTTATTGAAGCTCAAAAAAATTTTAAATTATGGGATGAAAAAACACATTTTGTTTTACAAGATATTCTAAGCCATGAAGATACTGCTCAATTTAACCATGTGGTTATTGAAAAAAACATCCAAGACCTAGCAAAACTTAGACATGCATTAAAAATTGAACACAAAAAGCAAGAGCCTTTAAAGCCCTTATTAAAATTGATTGACGATCAAAAAAATCAACAAAGGGTGATTTTTATTGTTTGCGAACAAGAAAATGACGCGCATAAATTAAAAAATATTTTGCAACACCATGATCTTTCTGTTGCTTTACTGGCTGAGGGTGAAACCAAAAAAACAGTACAAGATATTGTATTGTGTTTAGGAAGCTTGTCAGAAAGTTTTGTAGATTTAGACAGCAATGATGTTTTTATCAGTAGCAAAGATATTTTTGGTTCAAAAAAGAAAGTTGTTCAGCAAAAAGTACAGGAAGCACAACAGTTTGGTTCTTTACAAGATTTGAGTAAAGGTGATTATATTGTCCATATTGATCATGGGGTGGGAGTTTATCAAGGTTTAGAGCGAATAAAATTCAATAACCTGGAAAACGATTTTTTAAAAATAGAATATGCGGGTCAAGATAAGTTATTCTTACCCGTCTATAGACTGAACAGAATTCATAAATATGTTGGCGGTGAAGGGCGTAAACCGAGCTTAGATAAACTTGGGCAAAATTCTACTTGGGAAAAAACCAAAGCCAAAGCTAAAAAAGCCGTTGAAGAAATGGCACAAGAGCTGATTGAACTTTATGCTAAGAGACAACTGGCTTCAGGTAAAGCTTATCAACCAGCAGATGAAATGTATAAAGCCTTTGAAAGTGATTTTCCTTTTGAAGAAACTCCAGATCAGCTTAAGACCATTGATGACATTGCGCAAGATTTAGAAAGCTCCAAACCCATGGATCGCTTGGTTTGTGGAGATGTAGGGTTTGGTAAAACTGAAATTGCATTGCGAGCAGCATTTAGAACGGTAGAAGAAGGTAAGCAAACGGCAGTATTGGTGCCAACAACCATTTTGTGTCAGCAACATTATGAAACCTTTAAAGAGCGTATGCAGGGTTATCCCGTTAAGGTTGATTTTTTAAGTCGTTTTCAGAGCAAGGCAGCCCAGAAAAAAATTGTAGATCAATTGGCCAAGGGTGAATTGGATATAGTGGTAGGGACGCATCGCTTGCTTTCCAAAGACATCAAATTTAAAAATTTAGGTTTATTGGTTTTAGATGAAGAACATCGTTTTGGTGTTAAGCATAAGGAAACTATTAAAAGTTATCGCAATCAAGTGAATGTTTTAACCTTAACGGCAACACCTATTCCTAGAACTTTACAATTATCCATGACCGGAATTAGAGACTTATCCATTATCAACACACCTCCTTTAGATCGTAAATCTGTCAAGACGTTTTTGTGCAAAAATGATGATGCATTAATCAGAGATGCTATTAGAAAAGAGCTGGCTAGAAAAGGTCAGGTTTTTTTCTTGCATAATAGAGTAGATACCATGGATGCACAATGGTTGCATTTAAAGACTTTGGTGCCAGAAGCTAGAATAGAATATGCCCACGGCCAAATGGATGAAAAAATATTAGAACAAAAAATGTTAGGCTTCATTAAAAAAGAGTTTGATGTTTTGTTAAGTACAACCATCATTGAATCTGGGGTAGATGTTCCCAATGCCAATACCATGATTATCAATAGAGCTGATTGTTTTGGTTTAGCGCAACTGTATCAGCTGCGAGGAAGAGTAGGTCGCTCAGACAAAGAAGCCTATACCTATTTGATGATACCTGGAGAAGACATCATCAGCAGTGATGCTTTAAAGCGTTTAAGAGCCTTGCAAAGATTTACAGATTTAGGGTCAGGCTTAAAAATTGCTATGCATGATTTGGAAATCAGAGGAGCGGGGAATATGTTGGGTTCTGCTCAGTCAGGACATGCAGCAGAAATTGGTTTTGAGTTGTATGCGTCTTTATTAGAAAGAGAAGTGCGTAAACTTAAAGGAGAAAGTCAAACAGAAGAAGAGATTGAGCCAGAAATTCAAACAACACTACCAGCCTATTTTCCGGAAGAATATGTTAGAGATACAGGCGAGAGGCTGGTTTTGTATAAACGCTTTTCTGCAGCCAAAGATGAACAAGCTTTGGAAAGCTTGGTTGCTGAAGTAAGAGATAGGTTTGGACCCATTCCAAGAACAGTTGAAAACTTAGTTGAGGTTATTCAGCTTAAAATTGTAGCCAAAAATTGTGGTGTAAGTGTTTTACGGATCTCCGATGAAGGTCCAAGTATTGAATTTAGTGATAAAGCACCAATCAACATGGACAAGTTGTTAAAGCAAGTCAAACGCAATGAAAAAATTCAATTGCATCCTGATCAACGTTTAAGCA
- a CDS encoding proline--tRNA ligase, with translation MKFSQFFCPTQKEVPAEAEIVSHQLMLRAGMIRQLAAGIYDVLPLGLKVFRKVEQLVREEMNAAGAMEVSLPAIHPKELWEESGRWESTGKELLRIKDRKDRDYCFAPTHEEAITDLVRREIQSYKQLPVNLYQIQTKFRDEVRPRFGVMRSREFTMKDAYSFDVSSEAADESYQKMFKAYQNIFTRCGVRFKAVEADSGNIGGQLSQEFMVMAQTGEDAVLVCSNCDYAANSEKADAFIDQTVNNPNKIEQKKIHTPDMKKTKEVADFLNIELNTVLKTLIVEVDSKFYAVVLPGDRELNEIALLRYLKGQHMRLPEEEKVKQLVGVYPGSIGPQNLKTEQLAAVIVDKFIVKDQAYTSGANEQGYHTSGVVAGQDFNLDHHVLLSEVKAGDACPKCKNPINIERGIEVGHVFKLGTKYSESLGANFLDEDGKQKPMVMGCYGIGIARTAAAAIEQNHDEYGIVWPKALAPFDIYLISTDSKPGQVQDTADTLYEQLKSLGYDVLYDDRKMGAGGKFKDADLLGIPVQITVGAKALAEGKVEIKQRTEQEKKLINPDQLKDVLQGIFKTA, from the coding sequence ATGAAGTTTTCACAGTTTTTTTGCCCTACACAGAAAGAAGTTCCAGCTGAAGCTGAGATTGTTAGCCATCAACTGATGCTTAGAGCTGGCATGATCAGGCAATTGGCTGCCGGCATTTATGATGTTTTGCCTTTGGGTTTAAAAGTGTTTCGTAAAGTAGAACAGCTGGTCCGGGAAGAGATGAACGCGGCCGGCGCCATGGAAGTAAGTTTACCGGCCATTCACCCCAAAGAATTATGGGAAGAAAGCGGCCGTTGGGAAAGCACTGGCAAAGAACTGTTAAGAATCAAGGACAGAAAAGACAGAGACTATTGTTTTGCACCCACGCATGAAGAAGCTATTACGGATTTGGTGCGCCGTGAAATTCAATCCTACAAGCAATTGCCGGTGAATCTCTATCAAATTCAAACCAAATTTAGAGATGAAGTGCGGCCCCGCTTTGGTGTGATGCGCTCACGTGAATTCACCATGAAAGATGCCTACAGTTTTGATGTTAGCTCTGAAGCGGCAGATGAGAGTTATCAAAAAATGTTCAAGGCCTACCAAAATATTTTTACCCGTTGTGGTGTACGCTTTAAAGCTGTTGAAGCAGACTCTGGCAATATTGGGGGGCAACTCTCGCAAGAGTTTATGGTCATGGCTCAGACCGGGGAAGACGCTGTTTTGGTATGCAGCAACTGTGACTATGCTGCCAACAGTGAAAAAGCTGATGCGTTCATTGATCAAACAGTAAACAATCCAAATAAGATAGAGCAAAAAAAGATTCATACCCCGGACATGAAAAAAACCAAAGAGGTGGCTGATTTTTTAAACATTGAACTCAACACCGTTTTAAAGACTTTAATTGTGGAAGTGGATTCTAAATTTTATGCGGTGGTCTTGCCAGGGGATAGAGAGCTCAATGAAATTGCTTTGCTCCGTTATCTTAAAGGTCAACATATGCGCTTGCCAGAAGAAGAAAAAGTAAAGCAATTGGTGGGTGTTTATCCAGGCTCCATTGGCCCACAAAATTTAAAAACCGAGCAACTGGCAGCAGTGATTGTGGATAAATTTATTGTTAAAGACCAAGCTTACACCAGTGGTGCCAATGAGCAAGGCTACCACACAAGTGGCGTTGTTGCAGGACAAGATTTTAATTTGGATCATCATGTTTTACTTAGTGAAGTCAAAGCCGGCGATGCTTGTCCAAAGTGCAAAAACCCCATTAATATTGAACGCGGTATTGAAGTGGGCCATGTATTTAAGCTTGGGACCAAATACAGTGAAAGTTTAGGCGCAAACTTTTTAGATGAAGATGGCAAACAAAAGCCTATGGTCATGGGCTGTTATGGAATTGGTATTGCCAGAACGGCTGCCGCTGCCATTGAGCAAAATCATGATGAATATGGGATTGTTTGGCCCAAAGCCTTGGCGCCTTTTGATATTTACTTAATCAGTACTGATAGCAAACCCGGGCAAGTTCAAGACACAGCGGATACCTTGTACGAGCAGTTAAAGTCTTTGGGCTATGATGTCTTGTACGATGATCGCAAGATGGGTGCGGGCGGGAAGTTTAAAGACGCCGATCTTTTAGGCATTCCCGTGCAAATTACAGTGGGTGCAAAAGCCTTAGCTGAGGGTAAAGTAGAAATTAAACAACGGACAGAACAAGAAAAAAAATTGATCAACCCAGATCAGTTGAAAGACGTGCTACAAGGCATTTTTAAAACAGCGTAG
- a CDS encoding PhoH family protein, translating to MKKPKLIKHASHNPDHVFELSYPEYAQSLFGENDSNLKLIEKTFNVDILPRGTQLHFQGNPQNIRKSIETLKQLQDILVKQKRLAQRDIDMLIRGAQHGEDTQIKDYYDHSLGQNKLNQAITPKTENQKIYIDTLQKSDIVFAWGPAGTGKTYLAMAMAVAALQKRLVKKIILTRPAVEAGEKLGFLPGDLAEKVNPYLRPLLDALHDMVEAERAFSLIERGIIEVAPLAFMRGRTLNNAFVILDEAQNTTAAQMKMFLTRLGFGSKAVITGDVTQIDLPRGDVSGLVEALDILKNVPGIGFAKLDRKDVVRNPLVQKIVEAYELNT from the coding sequence TTGAAAAAACCAAAATTAATCAAACATGCATCGCATAACCCAGATCATGTCTTTGAACTCTCTTATCCAGAATACGCACAGAGTTTATTTGGAGAAAATGATAGCAATCTTAAATTGATAGAAAAAACCTTTAATGTTGATATTTTACCGCGTGGAACCCAACTGCATTTTCAGGGCAATCCGCAAAACATTAGAAAATCTATTGAAACGCTAAAGCAACTACAAGATATCTTGGTTAAACAGAAAAGGCTGGCACAAAGAGACATAGATATGTTGATTCGTGGCGCTCAACATGGAGAAGACACCCAAATCAAAGATTATTATGATCACTCATTGGGGCAAAATAAACTGAATCAAGCCATTACACCTAAAACTGAAAACCAAAAAATTTACATTGATACTTTACAAAAGTCCGATATTGTTTTTGCTTGGGGTCCAGCAGGAACCGGTAAAACTTATTTGGCCATGGCCATGGCGGTCGCTGCTTTACAAAAACGTTTGGTTAAAAAAATTATTCTCACCCGCCCTGCCGTGGAAGCTGGAGAAAAACTGGGCTTTCTACCCGGTGACTTGGCAGAAAAAGTAAACCCCTACTTGCGTCCTTTATTGGATGCTTTGCATGATATGGTAGAAGCTGAGCGTGCATTCTCTTTGATTGAACGCGGTATTATTGAAGTTGCTCCCTTAGCGTTTATGCGCGGACGCACACTCAACAATGCTTTTGTGATTTTAGATGAAGCACAAAACACCACGGCCGCCCAAATGAAAATGTTTTTAACCCGCCTAGGTTTTGGCAGTAAAGCTGTGATTACCGGTGATGTCACTCAAATAGATTTACCCAGAGGTGATGTTTCTGGCTTGGTTGAAGCCTTGGATATCTTAAAAAATGTCCCTGGCATTGGTTTTGCCAAACTGGATAGAAAAGATGTGGTGCGTAACCCCTTGGTGCAAAAAATAGTTGAAGCTTACGAATTAAACACATAA